The Pukyongia salina genome segment CCATCAGTAGCAGTGGGATGTTCCCTTCGTTAAATACGGCAAAATATAATACACGGGCCGCATACACTCCCATGGCTATAATGATAATAGAGAAGAAAAAAGTTAGAGCATGATCAGGCCCCAGGAGGCCGGATGCAAATATTACCGCACCTGCGATCGACAACAAAAAGCCCACGATGAGGTAGACGGATGCCTTCGCACGATCGGCCAAAAATCCAACCAGCACACCTACCAGCGGCCTCATGTACAACAGGAATGTTCCGGTCTTGGCAGAATCTACTTCAGAAAAAAGCATGACCTCCCTAGCGTATAACGAGAACACATCGGTAGTTTTGTATCCTACATAGGCACAGAGAATGATGATCATGAGCAACCAGATAACCGGCATGCTTATTACGGTCTTGATATCTTCGGCTGAAATAGTTTCTTTTAAAGGTACAACTTCGTCTTCATGCCTGAACTTGAGAAAGAAGAAAACGAAAATTCCAATTAGTGCTACTATGGCAGACGAAACCAGAATCACATAACCAAATGCTTCCTCTCTTAACTCCGGGGAGGTTTCGGTGGCATTTGCATCAATAAATAATGAAAAAATAAAGACACCTAAAGTTCCGAAGGCAGCACCCACCAATCCGCGCCCACCGTCTAAAAATCCGAAAGCTTTCCCCTGACTTGAAACGCCGCCCCAAATACGGGTGGCCTTTATCATGGCTGCCCAAAATAGAAATATTGTTGTAAAACCCCAGTAGCCATAGAGGATCTTCATGAGGAAATAATCGGGAAAAGTTGCCATAAAAACTCCTCCTGCAGCCGTTAACCAGAGTGCTACTGCCATTAGTTTGGCAGGTTTAAATCTATCGGCCAATACGCCGCCAAAGAGATAGGAGATCAGTGCCACGATCCCATAGGTGGAAAAGCAGATACCTAGAGATACGTTATCCAGTTCGAAGGCCGCTAAGAAGGTAGGTCTGAAAACCCGCGCAAGCACAAATGGTAATATAAAAACGGCCTCCCCGGCGAGGATGAGCAACACGATTATATACCACGGCTGTTTCACCGGCTGGGATGGATTCATCTTTTTTA includes the following:
- a CDS encoding MFS transporter, encoding MNPSQPVKQPWYIIVLLILAGEAVFILPFVLARVFRPTFLAAFELDNVSLGICFSTYGIVALISYLFGGVLADRFKPAKLMAVALWLTAAGGVFMATFPDYFLMKILYGYWGFTTIFLFWAAMIKATRIWGGVSSQGKAFGFLDGGRGLVGAAFGTLGVFIFSLFIDANATETSPELREEAFGYVILVSSAIVALIGIFVFFFLKFRHEDEVVPLKETISAEDIKTVISMPVIWLLMIIILCAYVGYKTTDVFSLYAREVMLFSEVDSAKTGTFLLYMRPLVGVLVGFLADRAKASVYLIVGFLLSIAGAVIFASGLLGPDHALTFFFSIIIIAMGVYAARVLYFAVFNEGNIPLLLMGTAVGVVSFIGYTPDIFAGPMIGYFLDEYPGEPGQQYVFWILAGFSFIGLIASLLFYRITNRKTT